A region from the Rhizoctonia solani chromosome 13, complete sequence genome encodes:
- a CDS encoding mitogen activated protein kinase kinase, with protein sequence MSTHPARPMGPRRALPKPPAEMVAALGPPPSALDQHPPQPAYLGALGPSATPIPSPMPSPGLGFQTPPPPPPLPNANTSLGPGDVMRSSRMGVYGQTQQTQRPQLSLQQPSYRNDPPTPSVAPLNIQRARPRVEVPRQAIPSDIDSADADDEKVSRIVTRRATGGSRPSGLGQVIDERSPVPSDNYQQFGGHDPQPVYPQGASYLQPYDAPSPGPTKSRIGNPAKPRPVLGLRTASGSALPDEDAPAQQHQVDTSASLPSLKPKLQLALGPAKPKLGLAMPGASSSSGGGLKLDVNAHPPSDEDDDADYSYYGFKPSSKRAPSLSLSVGEFPSDATTMQPNSTTTMRPGTHTAKPQGAGGGLDELRRAIGELRMPELEEELEIRGLGQGSGSGSGGVEGEEHQTQPQEWSDELLEVVSRLGEGAGGAVSKVVDKRNGRVMARKTIPTGTVPARQLLRELQFSKLVHPNLIVCYGAYITAPPSDDNSGGMSSEIHILMELGEGGSLDAIARQMKTRHANVRIGEKVIARLAEGVLKGLDYMHSNKVTHRDIKPSNILVTKAGVVKLCDFGVSGELDMSLANTFTGTSWYMAPERITGHPYSIRADVWSTGLTFLELAQNRFPYPPDLGPIELLTYIVNGEVPELDDEPGDENGNGAIHWSDGMKSFIKQSLRIDAATRPTPREMLQHPWIQESMARKLDMSKWIREVWGWEKPPKLKRTSQQS encoded by the exons ATGTCGACGCATCCAGCGCGCCCAATGGGACCCCGACGTGCGCTGCCCAAGCCACCTGCAGAGATGGTGGCTGCGCTGGGACCACCGCCGTCGGCACTGGACCAACATCCTCCGCAACCGGCGTATCTGGGCGCACTCGGGCCGTCTGCGACACCGATTCCTAGTCCGATGCCCAGTCCTGGTCTGGGATTCCAAACCCCGCCCCCGCCGCCTCCGTTGCCCAATGCCAACACGTCCCTCGGCCCAGGCGACGTCATGCGCAGTTCGCGTATGGGTGTATATGGCCAGACCCAGCAGACCCAGCGCCCACAGCTCTCGCTCCAGCAGCCATCGTACAGAAACGACCCACCGACGCCCAGTGTCGCACCGCTCAACATCCAACGGGCCCGTCCTCGGGTAGAAGTCCCGCGCCAGGCGATCCCATCAGACATCGACTCGGCCGATGCCGACGACGAAAAGGTCAGTCGCATCGTCACCAGGCGCGCAACCGGCGGATCCAGGCCGAGCGGTCTCGGCCAGGTCATCGACGAGCGCTCCCCGGTCCCGAGCGACAACTACCAGCAGTTTGGTGGCCACGATCCTCAGCCAGTCTATCCCCAGGGTGCCAGCTACCTCCAGCCCTACGACGCACCCTCTCCTGGCCCCACCAAGTCCCGTATCGGCAATCCTGCCAAACCACGTCCGGTCCTGGGTCTGCGCACCGCCTCGGGGAGCGCCCTTCCCGACGAGGATGCTCCTGCTCAGCAACACCAAGTAGACACATCTGCAAGTCTCCCATCCCTCAAACCCAAACTCCAACTCGCCCTCGGGCCCGCCAAACCCAAACTCGGTCTCGCTATGCCTGgtgcatcatcatcatcaggAGGGGGACTAAAACTCGATGTGAATGCCCACCCACCGAGCGACGAAGACGACGACGCAGACTATTCCTACTATGGCTTCAAACCCAGTTCCAAGCGCGCTCCCTCACTCTCCCTCAGCGTTGGCGAGTTCCCATCCGACGCCACCACTATGCAGCCCAATTCTACGACCACCATGCGTCCCGGCACCCACACCGCCAAGCCCCAgggcgctggtggaggcctCGACGAGCTGCGTCGCGCCATCGGAGAGCTACGCATGCCTGAGCTCGAGGAAGAACTCGAGATCAGGGGTCTGGGCCAGGGAAGTGGTAGTGGCAGCGGTGGTGTCGAGGGCGAGGAGCACCAAACTCAACCCCAAGAATGGTCCGACGAGCTCCTCGAGGTCGTCAGCAGGCTTGGTGAAGGTGCCGGAGGTGCCGTGAGCAAAGTCGTCGATAAACGCAACGGAAGGGTTATGGCTCGAAAG ACCATCCCGACGGGCACGGTTCCCGCGCGCCAACTCTTGCGCGAACTCCAATTCTCCAAACTCGTGCATCCGAACCTCATCGTCTGCTACGGCGCATACATCACCGCGCCTCCCTCGGACGATAACAGCGGCGGCATGTCGTCCGAGATCCACATCCTCATGGAGCTCGGCGAAGGCGGCTCGCTCGACGCGATCGCGCGCCAAATGAAGACGCGGCACGCCAACGTGCGGATCGGCGAAAAAGTTATTGCGCGCCTCGCCGAGGGCGTTTTGAAAGGTTTGGACTATATGCACAGCAACAAGGTGACGCACCGCGACATTAAACCGAGCAATATCCTCGTCACCAAGGCCGGCGTCGTCAAGTTGTGTGATTTCGGCGTGAGCGGCGAGTTGGACATGAGTCTTGCGAACACGTTTACCGGGACGAGTTGGTACATGGCT CCCGAGCGCATAACGGGCCATCCGTATTCGATCCGCGCGGACGTGTGGTCCACGGGTCTCACGTTCCTCGAACTTGCGCAAAACCGGTTCCCGTATCCGCCTGATTTGGGACCTATCGAATTGTTGACGTATATTGTCAACGGCGAG GTTCCGGAACTCGATGACGAACCCGGTGACGAAAATGGAAACGGCGCGATTCACTGGAGCGATGGCATGAAGTCGTTTATCAAACAATC TTTGCGCATCGACGCGGCTACACGCCCGACGCCGCGGGAGATGCTCCAGCACCCCTGGATTCAGGAAAGTATGGCCCGAAAACTTGACATGTCCAAGTGGATCCGGGAGGTGTGGGGATGGGAAAAGCCGCCCAAGCTCAAGAGGACGAGCCAGCAGTCTTGA
- a CDS encoding C2H2 zinc finger, whose amino-acid sequence MSNQPYYPPYDQSESSQGHQSSRSNYPQQAYNQYSQSPYGHMGYADMSQSGQRYSQTMQYPQDSVDGGQYINQDGYAVPSFSPTAATFAQSHSYGPPASADAMTYRRRYEPTSALPSEPRNPMPRHPSGEVPMASVHEAREFVPVPSQPFYESNAPVSRPTSGRSPNIGQSTSALALERPYVCDICQTRFARHHDCRRHRETHVVNASGEKPHHCVVCGKSFTRKDALKRHTNQKGCDINAASASTPARSSRSSSSSSPQQVPATFYPVSNLPQMSGSGHRY is encoded by the exons ATGTCTAACCAGCCATACTATCCTCCGTATGATCAGTCTGAATCATCCCAAGGCCACCAATCTTCACGCTCCAACTACCCTCAGCAGGCCTATAACCAGTACAGCCAGTCGCCTTATGGCCATATGGGCTACGCCGACATGTCCCAGTCGGGACAGCGTTATTCTCAGACTATGCAGTATCCTCAGGACTCGGTTGATGGTGGAcagtatataaaccaggatGGTTATGCGGTCCCGTCGTTCTCCCCGACAGCCGCTACTTTTGCTCAGTCTCACTCCTATGGCCCACCGGCTAGCGCCGATGCAATGACCTATCGTCGTCGATACGAACCAACCAGTGCTTTACCCTCAGAACCCAGAAATCCTATGCCTCGCCATCCGAGTGGCGAGGTACCTATGGCGTCTGTTCATGAAGCACGGGAGTTTGTACCAGTCCCCTCACAGCCCTTTTACGAATCCAATGCTCCCGTTTCCCGACCTA CTTCTGGTCGAAGCCCTAATATTGGACAGTCTACTTCGGCTCTTGCTCTGGAAAGGCCATACGTCTGCGACATTTGCCAAACTCGATTTGCAAGGCACCATGACTGCCGGCGTCACCGAGAAACCCACGTGGTGAATGCCTCTGGGGAGAAACCCCACCATTGCGTTGTGTGCGGAAAG TCTTTCACACGAAAGGATGCGCTGAAACG GCACACAAATCAAAAAGGCTGTGATATCAATGCGGCTTCTGCTAGTACACCTGCGCGATCTTCCCGCTcgtcatcttcatcatctccACAACAAGTACCCGCGACATTCTATCCCGTCAGTAACCTTCCTCAGATGTCCGGCTCCGGCCATCGCTATTGA
- a CDS encoding methyltransferase domain protein has protein sequence MDAPTSFLPPLKRLDECHAPQIHQILTRLVTIYLPKVRGTALIDEDLESLQADDFERSLPSAGLLASSLVAKNDDLNSGAPTANSDSSIGRFQTEFLDDTYLARTTAYDRAAALLGACAGSSASGAISREFKFAPSSASSEGHFISENEGSESNLPPITISLQDESISTGARVLELGAGTGLLSLLVGKLVERAHSTASIDSSNFTIVATDYHPAVLENLRANPLDWSLYLNGKPTTDLSRAPSTVPTPAIGTPVGGVERNDINDKPLPSLRSVISPDTQTALAPEATVFPPIQTPFTPSFSVASSTSTPTTSHSPQTPQTPRTTRSPPPNLARAVFSRLIARGLKFEMPAGASGLDQNSELSKKPEVDSPNSEEDFPTQSLDLIPNGASFDSFDSSTDFDNRIAALDQTIETEEFLPAQISNPSLLLDASRSELLCPTLLGLTTQGTSKIDSTRTNILPPCLDETGSLLCSDNRDATFNPNGDPHPTSSHALGFEQSASIGDVRGSTSLEAPKKAECLRIDSLDVHDTVGSEISPFKPFKHADGLRCDLSSGHVPQIVSANCTSIPSFGKLPGNNSIDYDPKVDIVGKSHSKPALGSEDSDDLASPSLNDIEAL, from the exons ATGGACGCGCCAACCAGCTTTCTCCCACCTTTAAAGCGACTAGACGAATGTCACGCTCCTCAAATACATCAAATTCTCACTCGCCTGGTTACCATATACCTCCCCAAAGTACGTGGTACTGCTCTCATCGACGAGGACCTGGAATC ACTCCAAGCTGATGATTTCGAACGCTCATTGCCATCCGCTGGCTTACTGGCTTCATCGCTCGTGGCGAAGAATG ACGATCTTAACAGCGGGGCCCCAACCGCAAATTCTGATTCGTCAATTGGCAGATTTCAAACCGAGTTCCTGGATGATACCTATCTTGCACGAACAACGGCCTATGATCGGGCGGCGGCTCTGCTTGGAGCATGTGCTGGTAGCTCTGCATCTGGTGCTATTTCCCGGGAGTTCAAATTTGCCCCTTCATCGGCCTCGTCTGAGGGCCATTTCATTTCGGAAAACGAAGGCTCTGAATCGAACTTACCTCCTATAACGATATCACTCCAAGACGAATCCATTTCAACTG GAGCAAGGGTACTAGAACTCGGAGCGGGAACTGGGTTACTCTCTCTGCTGGTTGGAAAGCTGGTAGAACGTGCCCACTCGACGGCCAGCATTGATAGCTCGAACTTCACTATTGTCGCAACCGATTACCATCCTGCGGTTCTGGAAAACCTTCGTGCTAAC CCCTTGGATTGGTCTCTATACCTAAACGGGAAACCCACCACTGATCTCTCGCGCGCGCCAAGTACAGTGCCCACACCTGCGATAGGCACACCAGTGGGTGGGGTTGAGCGAAATGACATTAATGACAAGCCTTTGC CCTCATTGCGTTCGGTTATATCACCTGATACCCAGACAGCTTTAGCACCTGAGGCAACAGTGTTTCCTCCAATTCAGACTCCTTTTACACCCTCGTTTTCGGTGGCATCTTCTACATCTACCCCAACAACTTCTCATTCACCTCAAACACCTCAAACACCCCGTACAACACGTTCCCCACCTCCGAATTTGGCCCGAGCTGTTTTTTCGCGATTGATTGCCCGCGGGCTCAAGTTTGAGATGCCGGCCGGAGCGTCCGGGCTCGATCAAAATTCCGAGCTATCGAAAAAACCAGAGGTAGACTCGCCAAATAGCGAGGAGGATTTCCCTACCCAAAGTCTTGACCTAATCCCAAATGGCGCCAGTTTTGATTCTTTTGATTCTTCTACAGACTTTGATAACCGCATAGCTGCACTCGACCAGACGATCGAGACCGAAGAGTTTCTCCCTGCCCAAATCTCGAATCCCTCGCTTCTTTTAGACGCCTCGAGATCCGAGCTCCTTTGTCCAACTCTTTTGGGCCTAACGACCCAGGGCACTTCGAAGATAGACTCTACCAGGACGAATATCCTTCCTCCGTGCCTTGACGAAACAGGATCACTCCTTTGCTCGGATAATAGGGACGCCACATTCAATCCCAACGGAGATCCTCATCCGACTTCCTCACATGCTCTGGGTTTTGAGCAGTCTGCCTCAATTGGTGACGTTCGAGGATCAACGTCCCTGGAAGCACCCAAAAAGGCTGAGTGCCTGAGAATTGACAGCTTGGATGTACACGATACCGTCGGCAGTGAGATATCTCCATTCAAACCATTCAAGCATGCCGACGGCCTCAGATGTGATTTGTCTTCGGGGCATGTGCCACAGATAGTTAGCGCAAATTGTACCTCGATCCCCTCATTCGGCAAACTACCAGGGAACAATTCAATTGATTATGATCCGAAAGTGGACATAGTCGGAAAATCCCACTCGAAACCTGCTCTTGGAAGTGAAGACAGTGATGATCTGGCAAGCCCTTCCCTTAATGACATTGAGGCCTTATAG
- a CDS encoding ABC transporter, translating to MSNSLTAAHLEALRTAPPLLMQRQRLKTWLNRLNKKVFNITKVLEQLHTFAANKKSGYERESAAVGLHALATHLKAGVGPLLLASLPVLLDLYSDKGDVVRLAATSAVRAILALFPPEATRVVLRELLGVVNGEGGGKWKTKGALDTIRRWVEEKSKKAERAEYIAAELGIILPTVENAMHDTKSEVSNAAKKCATALCGTVPNPDLEKHIPALVQAMESPANVPATIKAMSNTTFVAEVTAPSLAVLVPLLSRALNDRSPETLRRASIVTTNIVKLVRDPAVAAQYLGPLSDAVHRVASGASFPEVRAFAKEAEGVLKAAGGDVKTNGAKENKVSDGLDDDVLVTIVAKMPEGYLRRPKFELPGQKVQLHPAQRKCLLFAAELGAELVRAGRVRAYDAEQAVWGRCVGAYIAGWIRVDHEVNGTGSDAKAEGKGDGWEIAQAVRSHYWDLERVLSLRDILFVLDISLVLTRIRGAPAFITYDFKASEGTKIWYLRGYSRRLIYLVLNINCPEDKHGFQLWLRCVGLELALWPFQSAEKVVHVENFPPQSEVRAVMVEHALQGEDASLSILDFIASDPQLANISRETIAAQLREVGFDDERQSHTVGSLSGGWKMKLELARAMLYKADLLMLDEPTNHLDRASVKWLEDYLIAHDKVTVLTVSHDSGFLDNITTDIIHYESKKLVYYPGNLSKFVEKVPEAKSYYTLAATSVKFSFPPPGSLMGVRSNTRAILKLANSTVVTGSRVGIIGPNGAGKSTLIKLLTGETSPQEGTVYKHPALRVGYVSQHATHHIERHLEKTAVQYIQWRFQDGHDRELLEKSTRVLTEEEKELLEKDFIGRNGEKRKLELIMGRQKLKKSFQYEVKWRNLDHKFNTWIPREELLEKGFTKLVQQFDDLEASREGAGTRDTSASLVRKHLEDVGLDGDIAQYNEMKPTNFLDREALGGLAVAIRDWGGAVAIISHNEEFVGALCPEIWNVAAGRMTHQGKSAVVEDAFADGKFKATPKGSPAASARASKAPTPAVSASATPAGSGNEGAAPAVPKSKKKKLTRNQLKAQEERRRIRKLNWLTFGGPKPEDTDSD from the exons ATGTCCAACTCCCTCACAGCAGCCCACCTGGAGGCTTTGCGGACAGCACCACCGCTCCTGATGCAGAGACAGCGGCTGAAAACTTGGCTAAACAGGTTAAACAAGAAGGTCTTCAACATTACT AAGGTGTTAGAGCAATTACACACGTTTGCTGCAAATAAAAAGTCTGGTTATGAACGAGAATCGGCAGCTGTTGGACTACACGCACTGGCGACACATCTCAAGGCTGGCGTCGGACCTCTCTTACTTGCGTCTCTGCCCGTATTACTCGACTTGTACTCGGATAAAGGAGACGTAGTGCGTCTTGCTGCAACATCGGCTGTTCGTGCTATTTTAGCCTTGTTTCCTCCGGAAGCAACGCGTGTAGTACTACGCGAGTTATTGGGCGTCGTCAATGGAGAGGGTGGTGGAAAATGGAAAACAAAGGGAGCTCTGGACACTATCAGGAGATGGGTCGAggagaagagcaagaaggCTGAGAGAGCGGAGTATATTGCTGCTGAGCTAGGAATTATCCTCCCAACTGTGGAAAATGCGATGCATGACACTAAGTCCGAG GTCTCGAATGCTGCCAAAAAATGCGCTACGGCACTTTGCGGGACAGTTCCGAACCCCGACCTCGAAAAGCACATTCCTGCTCTCGTACAGGCTATGGAATCACCGGCCAACGTGCCAGCTACAATCAAG GCTATGAGCAACACAACCTTCGTTGCTGAAGTTACCGCCCCGAGCTTGGCAGTTTTGGTCCCTCTCTTATCTCGTGCGCTAAACGACAGGTCGCCAGAGACCCTCAGGCGAGCCTCGATTGTAACGACCAACATTGTCAAGCTTGTTCGCGATCCCGCCGTTGCTGCTCAATACCTAGGCCCTCTGAGCGACGCAGTTCATAGGGTTGCGAGCGGGGCGTCCTTTCCAGAAGTGCGAGCTTTTGCCAAAGAGGCTGAGGGCGTACTGAAAGCTGCTGGAGGTGATGTGAAAACTAATGGCGCCAAAGAGAACAAAGTGTCCGATGGACTGGATGACGATGTTCTGGTAACGATTGTTGCAAAAATGCCAGAAGGCTATTTACGTAGACCAAAGTTTGAGTTGCCTG GACAAAAGGTTCAACTCCACCCAGCCCAACGAAAGTGTCTATTATTTGCTGCTGAACTCGGGGCCGAGCTTGTTCGTGCTGGCAGGGTCCGTGCCTATGACGCCGAGCAGGCGGTGTGGGGTCGATGCGTGGGAGCTTACATTGCTGGTTGGATTAGAGTAGATCATGAGGTTAATGGTACCGGGAGTGACGCAAAAGCCGAAGGAAAAGGTGACGGATGGGAGATTGCCCAGGCAGTAAGGTCACATTACTGGGACTTGGAACGG GTATTGTCTCTGCGTGATATCCTTTTTGTTCTTGATATCAGCCTTGTTCTCACTCGCATACGGGGCGCTCCTGCTTTTATCACATACGACTTTAAGGCTAGTGAGGGGACGAAGATATGGTATTTGCGCGG CTACTCGCGCCGATTGATCTACCTCGTTTTGAACATCAATTGTCCAGAGGACAAGCATGGGTTTCAATTGTGGCTCCGTTGTGTTGGTCTAGAGCTTGCCCTGTGGCCATTCCAATCAGCTGAGAAAGTCGTCCAC GTTGAAAATTTCCCGCCTCAATCCGAGGTACGAGCTGTCATGGTTGAACATGCTCTTCAAGGAGAAGATGCCAGTTTATCAATCTTGGATTTCATTGCAAGCG ACCCTCAGCTTGCCAATATTTCACGCGAGACGATCGCGGCTCAGTTACGTGAAGTTGGATTTGACGATGAACGCCAGTCCCATACCGTAGGCAGCTTATCCGGAGGATGGAAAATGAAGCTAGAACTTGCGCGTGCCATGTTATACAAGGCCGATTTGCTGATGCTTGATGAGCCCACAAACCAT CTAGATCGGGCATCTGTTAAATGGTTGGAAGACTATTTGATCGCACACGACAAAGTGACGGTGCTCACCGTCAGCCACGATTCAGG ATTTCTCGACAACATAACAACCGATATTATTCACTATGAGTCCAAGAAG CTCGTGTACTATCCTGGGAACCTATCCAAGTTTGTCGAAAAGGTCCCAGAGGCTAAATCATACTATACTCTTGCAGCTACTTCGGTCAAATTTTCTTTCCCCCCTCCTGGCTCATTGATGGGCGTTCGTAGTAACACTCGGGCCATTCTGAAACTTGCCAACT CTACTGTTGTTACCGGTAGTCGAGTTGGAATCATAGGACCCAACGGGGCAGGAAAATCGACTTTGATCAAACTTTTGACT GGGGAAACTTCGCCGCAAGAAGGAACGGTTTACAAACACCCCGCGTTGCGTGTGGGCTATGTATCGCAACACGCGACACATCATATTGAGAGGCATCTGGAAAAAACCGCTGTTCAATATAT TCAGTGGCGTTTTCAGGATGGGCACGACC GTGAATTACTTGAAAAGTCAACACGTGTACTCAccgaggaagaaaaggaattgCTTGAGAAAGATTTCATCGGGCGCAACGGAGAGAAACGAAAACTGGAG TTGATAATGGGTCGCCAAAAGCTAAAAAAATCTTTCCAATACGAGGTGAAATGGCGAAATCTCGACCATAAGTTCAACACATGGATCCCTCGTGAAGAATTGTTGGAGAAGGGGTTTACTAAGCTTGTTCAGCAATTTGATGACCTGGAAGCTTCGCGTGAAGGTGCTGGCACTCGTGATACTTCTGCCAGCCTTGTGAGAAAACATCTTGAAGATGTTGGTCTAGATGGGGATATTGCCCAATATAATGAAATGA AACCTACAAATTTCTTGGACCGGGAGGCGCTAG GTGGTCTCGCCGTCGCTATCCGTGATTGGGGTGGCGCCGTAGCAATTATTTCCCACAATGAGGAATTCGTGGGCGCGCTGT GTCCTGAGATATGGAATGTCGCGGCAGGACGGATGACCCATCAAGGAAAATCAGCAGTTGTGGAAGACGCTTTTGCAGACGGCAAATTCAAAGCAACCCCGAAGGGTTCGCCAGCCGCTTCTGCTCGGGCCAGCAAGGCCCCAACCCCCGCCGTGTCTGCCTCCGCTACCCCGGCAGGCAGTGGGAATGAAGGAGCAGCCCCCGCAGTTCCCAAgtcaaagaagaaaaagttGACGAGAAATCAGCTCAAGGCTCAGGAAGAGAGGAGACGTATTCGCAAACTTAACTGGCTGACCTTTGGAGGCCCAAAACCGGAGGATACTGATAGCGATTGA